From the genome of Primulina eburnea isolate SZY01 chromosome 12, ASM2296580v1, whole genome shotgun sequence, one region includes:
- the LOC140806966 gene encoding uncharacterized protein isoform X2, with translation MSTCHTSAMLINPKTSTIFRANRFSFAKNLRDSGKFRCVVDQIVHNFSVPSSLLTSGNLIAAAGSGTAHGAVTSAITQVAVTAVAIASGACLSTKVDFLWPKVSEQPGALVLDGVDVTDYPIFKEGKVQKAIAFARKAHHGQMRKTGDPYLSHCIHTGKILAGLIPSNGNRAIDTVVAGILHDVADDTCESLDSIKRAFDADVAKLVGGVSRLSYVNQANNLRVMLLGMIDDPRVVLIKLADRLHNMRTIYALPPTKAQAVAQETLAIWCSLASRLGLWALKAELEDLCFAVLQPKIFRQLRADLASMWSSNKAGNQRKISAKSSTVIQFPECGEPGDWEEENASMKVLLQAVLPFDLMLDRKKRVHFLKIQATYKDTPKKPKVVRDAGAALASLVLCEEALERELFISTSYVPGMEVTLSGRLKSLYSIYSKMKRKDVGIDKVYDARALRVIVGDKNGTLHGQAVQCCYNLLNIIHKFWTPIDGEFDDYVVNPKPSGYQSLHTAVQGPDNSPLEVQIRTQRMHEYAEHGLAAHWLYKETEILLPSKSIVTEPKVGASSNFSKEMEDQGSLQDVSVLKYSALKVGHPVLRVEAGQLLAAVILRVDNHGRDLLVAVSFGQAASEAVAERRSSYQIKRWEAYANLYKKVSDEWWFEPGHGDWCTCLEKYTLCRDGIYHKKDQFQRLLPTFIQVIELTEWEEAEYWGVVSDVFEGKSIDSTDANSIIEERPSFTSKSSLLDTGINNKVQLLRTMLQWEEQLRSEAGLQKLTFRNSVSLGEVAIVCWPHGEIMRLSTGSTAADAARRIGLDGKLVSVNGHLVLPSTKLKDGDVVEVRM, from the exons ATGTCTACTTGCCACACCTCAGCAATGTTAATAAACCCCAAAACTTCCACAATTTTCCGAGCTAATCGATTTTCCTTCGCTAAAAATCTCCGTGATTCTGGCAAATTCCGGTGTGTTGTGGATCAGATTGTTCACAATTTCTCCGTCCCCTCGTCTTTGCTAACCTCCGGCAACCTTATTGCCGCCGCGGGTTCAGGTACCGCGCATGGAGCAGTGACGTCAGCTATTACGCAAGTTGCGGTCACTGCCGTTGCAATTGCTTCGGGGGCTTGCCTCTCCACCAAAGTTGATTTTTTGTGGCCTAAAGTCAGTGAGCAACCCG GAGCACTTGTATTGGATGGTGTAGATGTCACTGATTATCCTATTTTCAAAGAAGGAAAG GTGCAGAAGGCAATAGCATTTGCAAGGAAAGCTCATCATGGCCAGATGAGGAAGACAGGGGACCCCTACTTATCCCACTGTATTCACACAGGAAAAATTTTAGCTGGTTTAATTCCATCAAATGGCAACAGA GCAATCGATACAGTTGTTGCTGGAATCCTACACGATGTGGCTGATGACACTTGTGAAAGTTTGGACAGCATAAAGCGGGCGTTCGATGCAGACGTTGCGAAACTGGTGGGTGGAGTTTCCAGACTAAGTTATGTCAATCAG GCAAATAATTTACGAGTGATGCTGCTGGGAATGATTGATGATCCACGAGTAGTTCTCATAAAGCTCGCTGATCGTCTTCATAACATGAGAACAAT ATACGCTCTTCCTCCAACCAAAGCTCAAGCTGTTGCACAGGAGACATTAGCTATTTGGTGCTCACTTGCTTCCAGATTAGGCTTGTGGGCTCTAAAAGCTGAACTAGAAGACCTTTGCTTCGCTGTCCTCCAG CCCAAAATATTTCGCCAACTACGAGCTGACTTGGCTTCAATGTGGAGTTCCAACAAGGCAGgaaatcaaagaaaaatatCTGCAAAGTCCAGCACTGTAATTCAATTCCCTGAATGTGGAGAACCTGGAGACTGGGAAGAGGAAAATGCAAGCATGAAG GTTCTTTTGCAAGCTGTTCTACCTTTTGATCTCATGCTGGATAGGAAGAAACGTGttcattttttgaaaattcaaGCTACCTACAAGGATACACCTAAAAAACCTAAGGTTGTGAGGGATGCCGGCGCTGCTTTGGCATCTCTGGTTCTTTGTGAGGAAGCACTGGAGCGGGAATTATTTATCTCAACATC ATATGTTCCAGGAATGGAAGTAACTTTATCCGGACGCCTTAAAAGCTTGTATAGCATCTACAGTAAG ATGAAGAGAAAAGATGTGGGCATTGACAAGGTATATGATGCCCGAGCTTTGAGGGTCATTGTTGGGGACAAGAATGGGACTTTACATGGACAGGCAGTTCAATGTTGTTACAATCTCCTTAACATAATCCACAA GTTTTGGACCCCAATTGATGGTGAATTTGATGATTATGTCGTCAACCCAAAACCAAGTGGTTACCAG TCACTGCACACTGCAGTACAAGGTCCAGACAACTCTCCTTTGGAAGTTCAAATACGAACACAG AGGATGCATGAATATGCTGAACATGGTCTTGCTGCACATTGGCTTTATAAGGAGACTGAGATTTTATTGCCCTCCAAGAGCATTGTAACTGAGCCTAAAGTAGGTGCCTCGTCAAATTTCTCGAAGGAAATGGAAGATCAGGGTTCCCTTCAGGATGTTTCTGTCTTAAAATACAGTGCACTTAAAGTGGGACATCCGGTTCTCAGAGTGGAAGCAGGCCAATTACTTGCTGCTGTTATTCTTAG AGTTGATAACCACGGAAGAGATTTGCTTGTTGCTGTTAGCTTTGGACAAGCAGCTTCAGAAGCTGTGGCCGAAAGAAGATCTTCTTACCAAATAAAAAGATGGGAAGCTTACGCAAATCTGTACAAAAAG GTGTCCGATGAATGGTGGTTTGAACCCGGTCATGGGGATTGGTGCACCTGCTTGGAAAAATACACTCTTTGCAGAGATGGAATATACCACAAG AAAGATCAATTTCAGAGGCTGCTGCCAACCTTTATCCAAGTCATCGAATTGACAGAGTGGGAAGAAGCGGAATATTGGGGTGTCGTTTCAGATGTTTTTGAGGGGAAATCCATTGATTCCACTGATGCTAACTCAATTATTGAGGAGAGGCCTAGCTTTACCTCTAAATCGTCGTTGCTGGACACTGGCATCAACAACAAG GTACAACTCTTGAGGACAATGCTTCAGTGGGAGGAACAACTGCGCTCAGAAGCTGGGTTACAGAAACTTACCTTTAGGAACTCGGTATCTCTTGGTGAAGTAGCAATTGTATGTTGGCCGCATGGTGAGATAATGAGATTGAGTACTGGCAGCACAGCTGCTGATGCTGCTAGAAGAATTGGGTTAGATGGGAAGCTGGTTTCAGTAAATGGGCACTTAGTATTACCCAGTACAAAGTTAAAAGATGGTGATGTAGTTGAAGTCAGAATGTAA
- the LOC140806966 gene encoding uncharacterized protein isoform X1, which yields MSTCHTSAMLINPKTSTIFRANRFSFAKNLRDSGKFRCVVDQIVHNFSVPSSLLTSGNLIAAAGSGTAHGAVTSAITQVAVTAVAIASGACLSTKVDFLWPKVSEQPGALVLDGVDVTDYPIFKEGKVQKAIAFARKAHHGQMRKTGDPYLSHCIHTGKILAGLIPSNGNRAIDTVVAGILHDVADDTCESLDSIKRAFDADVAKLVGGVSRLSYVNQLLRRHRRMNESQATISHEEANNLRVMLLGMIDDPRVVLIKLADRLHNMRTIYALPPTKAQAVAQETLAIWCSLASRLGLWALKAELEDLCFAVLQPKIFRQLRADLASMWSSNKAGNQRKISAKSSTVIQFPECGEPGDWEEENASMKVLLQAVLPFDLMLDRKKRVHFLKIQATYKDTPKKPKVVRDAGAALASLVLCEEALERELFISTSYVPGMEVTLSGRLKSLYSIYSKMKRKDVGIDKVYDARALRVIVGDKNGTLHGQAVQCCYNLLNIIHKFWTPIDGEFDDYVVNPKPSGYQSLHTAVQGPDNSPLEVQIRTQRMHEYAEHGLAAHWLYKETEILLPSKSIVTEPKVGASSNFSKEMEDQGSLQDVSVLKYSALKVGHPVLRVEAGQLLAAVILRVDNHGRDLLVAVSFGQAASEAVAERRSSYQIKRWEAYANLYKKVSDEWWFEPGHGDWCTCLEKYTLCRDGIYHKKDQFQRLLPTFIQVIELTEWEEAEYWGVVSDVFEGKSIDSTDANSIIEERPSFTSKSSLLDTGINNKVQLLRTMLQWEEQLRSEAGLQKLTFRNSVSLGEVAIVCWPHGEIMRLSTGSTAADAARRIGLDGKLVSVNGHLVLPSTKLKDGDVVEVRM from the exons ATGTCTACTTGCCACACCTCAGCAATGTTAATAAACCCCAAAACTTCCACAATTTTCCGAGCTAATCGATTTTCCTTCGCTAAAAATCTCCGTGATTCTGGCAAATTCCGGTGTGTTGTGGATCAGATTGTTCACAATTTCTCCGTCCCCTCGTCTTTGCTAACCTCCGGCAACCTTATTGCCGCCGCGGGTTCAGGTACCGCGCATGGAGCAGTGACGTCAGCTATTACGCAAGTTGCGGTCACTGCCGTTGCAATTGCTTCGGGGGCTTGCCTCTCCACCAAAGTTGATTTTTTGTGGCCTAAAGTCAGTGAGCAACCCG GAGCACTTGTATTGGATGGTGTAGATGTCACTGATTATCCTATTTTCAAAGAAGGAAAG GTGCAGAAGGCAATAGCATTTGCAAGGAAAGCTCATCATGGCCAGATGAGGAAGACAGGGGACCCCTACTTATCCCACTGTATTCACACAGGAAAAATTTTAGCTGGTTTAATTCCATCAAATGGCAACAGA GCAATCGATACAGTTGTTGCTGGAATCCTACACGATGTGGCTGATGACACTTGTGAAAGTTTGGACAGCATAAAGCGGGCGTTCGATGCAGACGTTGCGAAACTGGTGGGTGGAGTTTCCAGACTAAGTTATGTCAATCAG TTATTACGTAGGCACCGCAGGATGAATGAGAGTCAAGCCACCATTAGCCATGAAGAG GCAAATAATTTACGAGTGATGCTGCTGGGAATGATTGATGATCCACGAGTAGTTCTCATAAAGCTCGCTGATCGTCTTCATAACATGAGAACAAT ATACGCTCTTCCTCCAACCAAAGCTCAAGCTGTTGCACAGGAGACATTAGCTATTTGGTGCTCACTTGCTTCCAGATTAGGCTTGTGGGCTCTAAAAGCTGAACTAGAAGACCTTTGCTTCGCTGTCCTCCAG CCCAAAATATTTCGCCAACTACGAGCTGACTTGGCTTCAATGTGGAGTTCCAACAAGGCAGgaaatcaaagaaaaatatCTGCAAAGTCCAGCACTGTAATTCAATTCCCTGAATGTGGAGAACCTGGAGACTGGGAAGAGGAAAATGCAAGCATGAAG GTTCTTTTGCAAGCTGTTCTACCTTTTGATCTCATGCTGGATAGGAAGAAACGTGttcattttttgaaaattcaaGCTACCTACAAGGATACACCTAAAAAACCTAAGGTTGTGAGGGATGCCGGCGCTGCTTTGGCATCTCTGGTTCTTTGTGAGGAAGCACTGGAGCGGGAATTATTTATCTCAACATC ATATGTTCCAGGAATGGAAGTAACTTTATCCGGACGCCTTAAAAGCTTGTATAGCATCTACAGTAAG ATGAAGAGAAAAGATGTGGGCATTGACAAGGTATATGATGCCCGAGCTTTGAGGGTCATTGTTGGGGACAAGAATGGGACTTTACATGGACAGGCAGTTCAATGTTGTTACAATCTCCTTAACATAATCCACAA GTTTTGGACCCCAATTGATGGTGAATTTGATGATTATGTCGTCAACCCAAAACCAAGTGGTTACCAG TCACTGCACACTGCAGTACAAGGTCCAGACAACTCTCCTTTGGAAGTTCAAATACGAACACAG AGGATGCATGAATATGCTGAACATGGTCTTGCTGCACATTGGCTTTATAAGGAGACTGAGATTTTATTGCCCTCCAAGAGCATTGTAACTGAGCCTAAAGTAGGTGCCTCGTCAAATTTCTCGAAGGAAATGGAAGATCAGGGTTCCCTTCAGGATGTTTCTGTCTTAAAATACAGTGCACTTAAAGTGGGACATCCGGTTCTCAGAGTGGAAGCAGGCCAATTACTTGCTGCTGTTATTCTTAG AGTTGATAACCACGGAAGAGATTTGCTTGTTGCTGTTAGCTTTGGACAAGCAGCTTCAGAAGCTGTGGCCGAAAGAAGATCTTCTTACCAAATAAAAAGATGGGAAGCTTACGCAAATCTGTACAAAAAG GTGTCCGATGAATGGTGGTTTGAACCCGGTCATGGGGATTGGTGCACCTGCTTGGAAAAATACACTCTTTGCAGAGATGGAATATACCACAAG AAAGATCAATTTCAGAGGCTGCTGCCAACCTTTATCCAAGTCATCGAATTGACAGAGTGGGAAGAAGCGGAATATTGGGGTGTCGTTTCAGATGTTTTTGAGGGGAAATCCATTGATTCCACTGATGCTAACTCAATTATTGAGGAGAGGCCTAGCTTTACCTCTAAATCGTCGTTGCTGGACACTGGCATCAACAACAAG GTACAACTCTTGAGGACAATGCTTCAGTGGGAGGAACAACTGCGCTCAGAAGCTGGGTTACAGAAACTTACCTTTAGGAACTCGGTATCTCTTGGTGAAGTAGCAATTGTATGTTGGCCGCATGGTGAGATAATGAGATTGAGTACTGGCAGCACAGCTGCTGATGCTGCTAGAAGAATTGGGTTAGATGGGAAGCTGGTTTCAGTAAATGGGCACTTAGTATTACCCAGTACAAAGTTAAAAGATGGTGATGTAGTTGAAGTCAGAATGTAA
- the LOC140806966 gene encoding uncharacterized protein isoform X5, translating to MRKTGDPYLSHCIHTGKILAGLIPSNGNRAIDTVVAGILHDVADDTCESLDSIKRAFDADVAKLVGGVSRLSYVNQLLRRHRRMNESQATISHEEANNLRVMLLGMIDDPRVVLIKLADRLHNMRTIYALPPTKAQAVAQETLAIWCSLASRLGLWALKAELEDLCFAVLQPKIFRQLRADLASMWSSNKAGNQRKISAKSSTVIQFPECGEPGDWEEENASMKVLLQAVLPFDLMLDRKKRVHFLKIQATYKDTPKKPKVVRDAGAALASLVLCEEALERELFISTSYVPGMEVTLSGRLKSLYSIYSKMKRKDVGIDKVYDARALRVIVGDKNGTLHGQAVQCCYNLLNIIHKFWTPIDGEFDDYVVNPKPSGYQSLHTAVQGPDNSPLEVQIRTQRMHEYAEHGLAAHWLYKETEILLPSKSIVTEPKVGASSNFSKEMEDQGSLQDVSVLKYSALKVGHPVLRVEAGQLLAAVILRVDNHGRDLLVAVSFGQAASEAVAERRSSYQIKRWEAYANLYKKVSDEWWFEPGHGDWCTCLEKYTLCRDGIYHKKDQFQRLLPTFIQVIELTEWEEAEYWGVVSDVFEGKSIDSTDANSIIEERPSFTSKSSLLDTGINNKVQLLRTMLQWEEQLRSEAGLQKLTFRNSVSLGEVAIVCWPHGEIMRLSTGSTAADAARRIGLDGKLVSVNGHLVLPSTKLKDGDVVEVRM from the exons ATGAGGAAGACAGGGGACCCCTACTTATCCCACTGTATTCACACAGGAAAAATTTTAGCTGGTTTAATTCCATCAAATGGCAACAGA GCAATCGATACAGTTGTTGCTGGAATCCTACACGATGTGGCTGATGACACTTGTGAAAGTTTGGACAGCATAAAGCGGGCGTTCGATGCAGACGTTGCGAAACTGGTGGGTGGAGTTTCCAGACTAAGTTATGTCAATCAG TTATTACGTAGGCACCGCAGGATGAATGAGAGTCAAGCCACCATTAGCCATGAAGAG GCAAATAATTTACGAGTGATGCTGCTGGGAATGATTGATGATCCACGAGTAGTTCTCATAAAGCTCGCTGATCGTCTTCATAACATGAGAACAAT ATACGCTCTTCCTCCAACCAAAGCTCAAGCTGTTGCACAGGAGACATTAGCTATTTGGTGCTCACTTGCTTCCAGATTAGGCTTGTGGGCTCTAAAAGCTGAACTAGAAGACCTTTGCTTCGCTGTCCTCCAG CCCAAAATATTTCGCCAACTACGAGCTGACTTGGCTTCAATGTGGAGTTCCAACAAGGCAGgaaatcaaagaaaaatatCTGCAAAGTCCAGCACTGTAATTCAATTCCCTGAATGTGGAGAACCTGGAGACTGGGAAGAGGAAAATGCAAGCATGAAG GTTCTTTTGCAAGCTGTTCTACCTTTTGATCTCATGCTGGATAGGAAGAAACGTGttcattttttgaaaattcaaGCTACCTACAAGGATACACCTAAAAAACCTAAGGTTGTGAGGGATGCCGGCGCTGCTTTGGCATCTCTGGTTCTTTGTGAGGAAGCACTGGAGCGGGAATTATTTATCTCAACATC ATATGTTCCAGGAATGGAAGTAACTTTATCCGGACGCCTTAAAAGCTTGTATAGCATCTACAGTAAG ATGAAGAGAAAAGATGTGGGCATTGACAAGGTATATGATGCCCGAGCTTTGAGGGTCATTGTTGGGGACAAGAATGGGACTTTACATGGACAGGCAGTTCAATGTTGTTACAATCTCCTTAACATAATCCACAA GTTTTGGACCCCAATTGATGGTGAATTTGATGATTATGTCGTCAACCCAAAACCAAGTGGTTACCAG TCACTGCACACTGCAGTACAAGGTCCAGACAACTCTCCTTTGGAAGTTCAAATACGAACACAG AGGATGCATGAATATGCTGAACATGGTCTTGCTGCACATTGGCTTTATAAGGAGACTGAGATTTTATTGCCCTCCAAGAGCATTGTAACTGAGCCTAAAGTAGGTGCCTCGTCAAATTTCTCGAAGGAAATGGAAGATCAGGGTTCCCTTCAGGATGTTTCTGTCTTAAAATACAGTGCACTTAAAGTGGGACATCCGGTTCTCAGAGTGGAAGCAGGCCAATTACTTGCTGCTGTTATTCTTAG AGTTGATAACCACGGAAGAGATTTGCTTGTTGCTGTTAGCTTTGGACAAGCAGCTTCAGAAGCTGTGGCCGAAAGAAGATCTTCTTACCAAATAAAAAGATGGGAAGCTTACGCAAATCTGTACAAAAAG GTGTCCGATGAATGGTGGTTTGAACCCGGTCATGGGGATTGGTGCACCTGCTTGGAAAAATACACTCTTTGCAGAGATGGAATATACCACAAG AAAGATCAATTTCAGAGGCTGCTGCCAACCTTTATCCAAGTCATCGAATTGACAGAGTGGGAAGAAGCGGAATATTGGGGTGTCGTTTCAGATGTTTTTGAGGGGAAATCCATTGATTCCACTGATGCTAACTCAATTATTGAGGAGAGGCCTAGCTTTACCTCTAAATCGTCGTTGCTGGACACTGGCATCAACAACAAG GTACAACTCTTGAGGACAATGCTTCAGTGGGAGGAACAACTGCGCTCAGAAGCTGGGTTACAGAAACTTACCTTTAGGAACTCGGTATCTCTTGGTGAAGTAGCAATTGTATGTTGGCCGCATGGTGAGATAATGAGATTGAGTACTGGCAGCACAGCTGCTGATGCTGCTAGAAGAATTGGGTTAGATGGGAAGCTGGTTTCAGTAAATGGGCACTTAGTATTACCCAGTACAAAGTTAAAAGATGGTGATGTAGTTGAAGTCAGAATGTAA
- the LOC140806966 gene encoding uncharacterized protein isoform X3: MAPQRALVLDGVDVTDYPIFKEGKVQKAIAFARKAHHGQMRKTGDPYLSHCIHTGKILAGLIPSNGNRAIDTVVAGILHDVADDTCESLDSIKRAFDADVAKLVGGVSRLSYVNQLLRRHRRMNESQATISHEEANNLRVMLLGMIDDPRVVLIKLADRLHNMRTIYALPPTKAQAVAQETLAIWCSLASRLGLWALKAELEDLCFAVLQPKIFRQLRADLASMWSSNKAGNQRKISAKSSTVIQFPECGEPGDWEEENASMKVLLQAVLPFDLMLDRKKRVHFLKIQATYKDTPKKPKVVRDAGAALASLVLCEEALERELFISTSYVPGMEVTLSGRLKSLYSIYSKMKRKDVGIDKVYDARALRVIVGDKNGTLHGQAVQCCYNLLNIIHKFWTPIDGEFDDYVVNPKPSGYQSLHTAVQGPDNSPLEVQIRTQRMHEYAEHGLAAHWLYKETEILLPSKSIVTEPKVGASSNFSKEMEDQGSLQDVSVLKYSALKVGHPVLRVEAGQLLAAVILRVDNHGRDLLVAVSFGQAASEAVAERRSSYQIKRWEAYANLYKKVSDEWWFEPGHGDWCTCLEKYTLCRDGIYHKKDQFQRLLPTFIQVIELTEWEEAEYWGVVSDVFEGKSIDSTDANSIIEERPSFTSKSSLLDTGINNKVQLLRTMLQWEEQLRSEAGLQKLTFRNSVSLGEVAIVCWPHGEIMRLSTGSTAADAARRIGLDGKLVSVNGHLVLPSTKLKDGDVVEVRM; this comes from the exons ATGGCACCTCAGA GAGCACTTGTATTGGATGGTGTAGATGTCACTGATTATCCTATTTTCAAAGAAGGAAAG GTGCAGAAGGCAATAGCATTTGCAAGGAAAGCTCATCATGGCCAGATGAGGAAGACAGGGGACCCCTACTTATCCCACTGTATTCACACAGGAAAAATTTTAGCTGGTTTAATTCCATCAAATGGCAACAGA GCAATCGATACAGTTGTTGCTGGAATCCTACACGATGTGGCTGATGACACTTGTGAAAGTTTGGACAGCATAAAGCGGGCGTTCGATGCAGACGTTGCGAAACTGGTGGGTGGAGTTTCCAGACTAAGTTATGTCAATCAG TTATTACGTAGGCACCGCAGGATGAATGAGAGTCAAGCCACCATTAGCCATGAAGAG GCAAATAATTTACGAGTGATGCTGCTGGGAATGATTGATGATCCACGAGTAGTTCTCATAAAGCTCGCTGATCGTCTTCATAACATGAGAACAAT ATACGCTCTTCCTCCAACCAAAGCTCAAGCTGTTGCACAGGAGACATTAGCTATTTGGTGCTCACTTGCTTCCAGATTAGGCTTGTGGGCTCTAAAAGCTGAACTAGAAGACCTTTGCTTCGCTGTCCTCCAG CCCAAAATATTTCGCCAACTACGAGCTGACTTGGCTTCAATGTGGAGTTCCAACAAGGCAGgaaatcaaagaaaaatatCTGCAAAGTCCAGCACTGTAATTCAATTCCCTGAATGTGGAGAACCTGGAGACTGGGAAGAGGAAAATGCAAGCATGAAG GTTCTTTTGCAAGCTGTTCTACCTTTTGATCTCATGCTGGATAGGAAGAAACGTGttcattttttgaaaattcaaGCTACCTACAAGGATACACCTAAAAAACCTAAGGTTGTGAGGGATGCCGGCGCTGCTTTGGCATCTCTGGTTCTTTGTGAGGAAGCACTGGAGCGGGAATTATTTATCTCAACATC ATATGTTCCAGGAATGGAAGTAACTTTATCCGGACGCCTTAAAAGCTTGTATAGCATCTACAGTAAG ATGAAGAGAAAAGATGTGGGCATTGACAAGGTATATGATGCCCGAGCTTTGAGGGTCATTGTTGGGGACAAGAATGGGACTTTACATGGACAGGCAGTTCAATGTTGTTACAATCTCCTTAACATAATCCACAA GTTTTGGACCCCAATTGATGGTGAATTTGATGATTATGTCGTCAACCCAAAACCAAGTGGTTACCAG TCACTGCACACTGCAGTACAAGGTCCAGACAACTCTCCTTTGGAAGTTCAAATACGAACACAG AGGATGCATGAATATGCTGAACATGGTCTTGCTGCACATTGGCTTTATAAGGAGACTGAGATTTTATTGCCCTCCAAGAGCATTGTAACTGAGCCTAAAGTAGGTGCCTCGTCAAATTTCTCGAAGGAAATGGAAGATCAGGGTTCCCTTCAGGATGTTTCTGTCTTAAAATACAGTGCACTTAAAGTGGGACATCCGGTTCTCAGAGTGGAAGCAGGCCAATTACTTGCTGCTGTTATTCTTAG AGTTGATAACCACGGAAGAGATTTGCTTGTTGCTGTTAGCTTTGGACAAGCAGCTTCAGAAGCTGTGGCCGAAAGAAGATCTTCTTACCAAATAAAAAGATGGGAAGCTTACGCAAATCTGTACAAAAAG GTGTCCGATGAATGGTGGTTTGAACCCGGTCATGGGGATTGGTGCACCTGCTTGGAAAAATACACTCTTTGCAGAGATGGAATATACCACAAG AAAGATCAATTTCAGAGGCTGCTGCCAACCTTTATCCAAGTCATCGAATTGACAGAGTGGGAAGAAGCGGAATATTGGGGTGTCGTTTCAGATGTTTTTGAGGGGAAATCCATTGATTCCACTGATGCTAACTCAATTATTGAGGAGAGGCCTAGCTTTACCTCTAAATCGTCGTTGCTGGACACTGGCATCAACAACAAG GTACAACTCTTGAGGACAATGCTTCAGTGGGAGGAACAACTGCGCTCAGAAGCTGGGTTACAGAAACTTACCTTTAGGAACTCGGTATCTCTTGGTGAAGTAGCAATTGTATGTTGGCCGCATGGTGAGATAATGAGATTGAGTACTGGCAGCACAGCTGCTGATGCTGCTAGAAGAATTGGGTTAGATGGGAAGCTGGTTTCAGTAAATGGGCACTTAGTATTACCCAGTACAAAGTTAAAAGATGGTGATGTAGTTGAAGTCAGAATGTAA